The following are encoded together in the Ranitomeya imitator isolate aRanImi1 chromosome 4, aRanImi1.pri, whole genome shotgun sequence genome:
- the LOC138674085 gene encoding uncharacterized protein: MSDHRHADIIVTRRLREQVCQELIAKWEDLDVPAQNQERERIVKRLLSIRDRFKKEFNKEMRAPSGSGRRRSKYKYAQALSFLRSTMVTRSTVGSTREPAAQLNPSGAIPQEAATEAHFDSADPSASSHSTPSQPSHTSDPSVPSASAGASWPVPLHVSAGEDIAFSVPHPSAAATSSTPVASGCHPQRGQVQSYTPEFLHVNASFQNCLKVLSEQMAAGFNFINKSILEMHTLLLTMRSEARQSPNNTFFQSVLEQMEMLSTSQQMQVMQSCLSTLAFIASKAEALATHAATAPPSSTVHHYSHYHPPDPYHQRARAPTPPSTTSCPYPVPPATSLTAFPCPLPPATLPASRPCHFPPI, from the exons atgagtGACCACCGCCATGCTGATATCATCGTGACCCGGCGACTCAGGGAGCAAGTCTGCCAAGAGCTTATTGCgaagtgggaggacctcgatgttccggcccagaatcaagaac gtgagaggattgtaaaACGCTTGCTTTCGattagggatcgcttcaagaaggaattcaataaagagatgcgggccccgagtggatctggaagacgcaggagcaaatacaagtatgcccaagccctgtcgttcctcaggtcaacgatggtgacacgaag caccgtcggcagcactcgggagcctgcagcacagttgaatccttctggggcgatccctcaggaggctgCCACCGAGGCACACTTtgacagtgcggacccctctgcaTCTTCCCACTctacaccttcccagccttcccacacatcggatccctctgtcccatctgcgagcgctggagcatcctggccggttccattgcatgtatctgctggtgaggatatagcattttctgtaccccacccctctgctgctgccacctctagtacacctgtagcatcggggtgCCATCCTCAGAGAGGTCAGGTACAGAGTTATACTCCCGAGTTCTTACACgtgaacgcatccttccagaactgtctgaaagttttgtccgagcaaatggctgcaggttttaatttcataaataaaagtatactcgagatgcatacacttctgttaacgatgcgttcagaggcaagacagtcaccgaacaacacttttttccagtcggtacttgagcaaatggagatgctatctacttctcagcagatgcaagtaatgcaatcCTGCCTGTCAACTCTAGCGTTCATTGCCTCAAAAGCCGAGGCTCTTGCCACCCATGCTGCAactgcccccccttcctccactgtccatcactacagccactaccatcctcctgacccatacCACCAACGCGCCCGTGCACCAACCCCACCATCAACCACATCGTGCCCATaccccgtcccaccagccacaaGCCTTACAGCGTTCCCGTGCCCCttaccaccagccacactaccagcgtcCCGTCCGTGCCACTTCCCaccaatatga